In Miscanthus floridulus cultivar M001 chromosome 8, ASM1932011v1, whole genome shotgun sequence, the sequence AATGCATGCTGCAGAGCTCTCCTGCCTCCACGCCGTCGCCCGCATGGCTCGCTGGCCTCGCGTCGTCGTGCACAAGCGATAGCTGCCGGGGCTCGCCTGTCTTCGCGTCAATGCGAGCTCGCCTCTGCGCAGAACGCATGCCGCTGGGGCTTTCTTGCCTCTGTGCCGCCACGCTGCGGCTCACTGGCATGTCGTAGACCATCGGTGCATGCTCACGGCTCTGTGTTGGATGCGCACAAGGGAGTAGATTGGGGAGAGAAAGAGGAGCAAGGAAGCGAACGGATTGGATAGGAATGAGTGGATGAGCAGAGCGCTGCACTCGGAGATAGCAGCAGAGCGGATAGGAGCGATAGGAACGAGTGGATAGGAATGAGTGGATGAGCAGTTTTGAGAAACGAAAGAATGGAAGATTACTGGGCTGGCGACGCGGCCCACCAATGGAGTGTCCGGGCGGACAAATGCTCGCTTCCCAGCATTATCGTTGAACAAATGATGTGATGGTTTGACGAGTTTGTACATATAGGGTAGTCTTTTCCATATTCTTATAAAGAAACTTATTTCAGGTGCCTGAAATATAGTATGTTTTCAGGTAACGATCTTCACCGTTGGCTCATGAGCATGTAAGGCAGGAAAAATCAAGGCACGAGCGGATACGGTGTCGCCCGAAGAAAAGCTAGAACTCAGGCATCTGACCATTAGGAAAAGTGTCTTATAAAACTACAAAGTATATGTAAGTGTCTAAGGAAAAAAATCACTACGGGGCACAATCTTTGCAGGGATTTCTTGCCTTTCTACAACGTACAGCTCTGGGAAAAAGCTAGTTTTCACTACAACATGAATTTACCTTGCAGGGATTAATCCTAGATCAAACTTAACTCCCTGGTCAAATACCGTACAAAGGATACAAACAACGAACAGCTAGCTGCTTCAATTCTGCATGCTATGCcaatctctctcgctctctctaatAGAGTAACGACAACAACAATCCCAAGTACCGTACCAAAATCAATCTGTGCCTGCAGCTATGAAGTATGAACAACAATTATTTAATCTTCATGGAAAGTCAGTCGGCGATGCAGATGAGACATTCGACCACCCTGTACGTCAAGCAATTCGACAGTGTGCATGGGTCAGCTACGTTGTTAGATTACACGTGCGCACACGGCTTCCGAGGTGCTGTAGCTCGATCAGAGTCAGACGCCGTTGGATCTgcggctgccgccgccgtgttgcgTGTCGGCGGTGACGTACTTGCCCCAGAACCAGTGCTGGCTCCAGACGAGGTTCATCTCCTCGATGGGCACCCCCTTGGTCTCCGGCAGGAAGAGCGCGATGAAGGTGGTCATGACGAACATCCACCCGGCGAAGAAGTAGAAGAGGCCGAACTTCATCGTGCACAGCATGGTGAGGAAGGACTGGCCGATGATGAAGGTGAGCGTCATGTTGACGCACACGGCGATGCTCTGCCCCGCCGACCGGACCTCCAGCGCGAACACCTCCGACGGGACAAGCCACCCGAGGGGGCCCCAGGACCAGGCGAAGCCGGCGACGTAGAGGCAGATGAAGAGCACCAGCAGCCAGGCGTTGGAGCGGGACATCTCGCCCACGCCGGCGGTGCCGAACTGCAGCGCGATCAGCGTGCCCACCACGATCTGCGAGATGAACATCTGCGTGCCGCCCTGGAGGAACAGCGCCCGCCGGCCCAGGCGGTCCACGCACACGATGGACACCACGGTGGCGAACATGTTCACCAGCCCCGTGATGACGGCCGCCATCAGCGACGCGTCGTCGCCGAAGCCGATGGTCAGGAACAGCACCGGCGCGTAGAACATGATCACGTTGATCCCCGTCAGCTGCTGGAAGAACGGGATCAGCGCCGCCACGGTGAGCTGCGGGCGGTACCGGCGCTCCAGGATGTTGCGCCACGGGTGCTCGATGGCGCTCGCCTCCTCGCTCGCCGCCACCATGTCGTCGTACTCGTCGTGCACGTCGTCGGTGCCGCGGATCTTCACCAGCACCTTCTTGGCGTCGTCGTTGTACCCGCGAGCGATGAGGGAGTTGGGCGTGTCGGGGAGCACCAGCGCGCCCAGCCGTGATGATGAGCGCCGGCACGCCGGCCAGCCCGAGCCCGATGCGCCACCCCCACCCGCCCGGGATGCTCACCGTCCAGAAGTTGATCAGGTTCGCCGCCAGGATGCCGATGGTGGTCATCAGCTGGAACCCGATGTTGAGCATGCCGCGGAGCTTGGCCGGCGCCATCTCCGACAGGTACAGCGGCACCGACTGGTTGGCGAAGCCGACGCCGACGCCCAGCAGGATGCGGCCCATGATGAGCATCAGCACGTCGGTGGCGGCGCCGTTCAGCGCGGACCCCGCCATGAAGGTGAGCCCGCCGCAGAACATGGACCACTTGCGGCCGAACACCCGCGTCACCGACGCCGCCACGAACGACGTGGCCAGCGCCGCCAGGTACAGCGACGACGTGAAGAGCGTCAGCAGCTGGCTGTCGAACTTGCAGTACTGGTTGGTGTCCTTGTTCGCCTCCGCCTTGGCGTACACGGAGGGGAAGAACTCCTTGAGGAACGAGTCCATGGAGGTGACCCCGCCGGAGATGCCGATGTCGTACCCGAAGATGAGCCCGCCCGAGGACGCCACGAGGCAGGTGAAGAAGACGAACGCCGTCATGCGGCCGGGGTACGTCTTGCCCCCGGCCGCGTTCACTACCACGCCGCCTGCCATTGCAGCAGCAGCTGGGCAATGGCAATTGGCAACGCGAGAAACGCACGAGACGAGGAACCAACCAATGCAAGGGAGAGGTGGCCGGCCGGGGGCGCCTAAGCTAGTGGAGGAGACGCGCGGCGACTTTCTTTATAtggaggaggcggcggcagcggcggcgatcCTCGTTCAGTGCCGGCACTGACGGATGAGACGCAGCTGCGATTTCTGATCACTCCTTGCATTGCCTCGTAAACTGCTAAAATTAGACGTCGTGTTTATCCATGTGCCGGTCTTAACCTTTTCAATCCATTTTTAGTCTTTACTATTTCTTCTCGGTCTTGCATGCAAAAGATGATTCTTGTTGACCTTCAGACTTCCATTGGCATTGCAGCGTTCTATGTTGGACGAGAAATGAAAACCACCTGAACAAACGTAACTATCGTTCCTTCTATCCGTACTGTTACAAAATAGATGGGGTTACGCGTGTAGTGTCAGGGGTGacattcagttttttttttctaaaaatagatTAGTGTTGCTCACGCTGGCTTCTTCCACTCTCTCTCATATACTCCTTGTGTGTTGTGTTCTCAGAAACTCTCAGTCCAatgcctcaaaaaaaaaaaaaactttctgtcagaaaaaaaaaaaaaattggcatcctaaGGGCCTCTTCGGTTAGTGTGGAATGAGGCCACGAATTATTGTTGCTGATCAATGTTATACAAATTAGACAATCGTTCTGGCTAGAGATCATTCCAGGTGTCCATTCCGAGGTAACCAAACTGGCCCTAAAAGTTTCTGACAGATTAGCATAAGGAGAATGACCATGGTACCCATATTATTAGAGTGTTTTCCTAAAACGGGATTTCTTTCTATATTTGGTAACCACCTACAATAACTGCGTGTGCACTCATATTAAGGAAGAATCACATGCAAACATACAAATTAGTTGTCATCATTGGGACTAATCAGTCTACCTTGAATTAATGTGGATATAGTAATGGCATGTCTAGTTCACTCCACACACAAAGTCACTATATGCATAGAGTATCCTATAGAATCGTATATAAACATTCATATATAAACATTTTTTAGTAAAAAATCACTTTTCTTAAACAATCAGCTTCCACAGAGAGTCTAGAGCAGGAGTTCTACCAAACAAACCGTTGAACAAACGTTTCATACTTTCATGCAGGTTTAATTATCCTGTCGTGAAAAAGGAAATATTTCCAGAGCAAGACTTCATCGTTTACTTaagtaaaaaaaaaatatatcaatTCCCAAGTGTACCGAGATCTTCCAGCACAATAGCTCGAGGCATCCTATACAAAACTCACAAACGAAGCGACTGATGTTTCTGTACACAAACAGCGTGAAGACGCTCTTGACCACAGTGTTCTAGGGGTCAAGCTAATACACAAGTTgggcaaatatataaaaaaaaatcacCCAACAGCAAAAGGGTATGAAATACTATATACCACAGCAAAAAAAGATTAAGACAAGGAGTGTCAAAAGTCAAAACCAATTCCATCTTAGGCTGTACTGTCCGTAGCATCATATAGACATGGTCGTTGGGAGAATCTTCTGCGGCGTTGGTTGTGGTTTGATTTCCCACGATTCCTTTTCATCCGACTCTTGGGGGAGAATGAACGGCTGCGAAATTtccttgatcatcagatcacCGCAGAAGGGGCACTCGCTTGCTACAGCATCATCCAACTGTGATCTCAGCTGCAGAAACAATGATTGACTGCATCAGCAAAGCAGCTGCAGGGTGAACGGTATGAGAATTCAGATATTTGCAGACCTTATCAACTGGGGTTGTGCTCGTAATAGATTCACCATTAACACTTGCCCCATTTTCTTTTGCTGCTTTCCTGTCCATCAAGCTAAGCCGTTTCTGAAGGTCCAATATTCTCTCAGCCTACAACATAACAAACTCATCCATAAATGATTGGTATAGGAGATTAAACATAAGCCTGCTTTACTGTTGAATATCACAACGATCAATTGAAGTATTGTAGATAGACTTACTTGCACCTGGTTACTGCAACGAGTTACATGTCCAATCAAGCAATTTGCATGGAAGGCATGTCCACACGGAAACACATAAAAGGGGGCCATGTGTCCAACAGATGTATAGCTTCTTCCTACCTGGTGTAACCCTCCAACGGTCAATATTTTACGCCGGCAAACCTGTTAGGTCCGGACAGAAGTTAGCATCACAACAGTAGTGCAGAAGAGTTTGAAAAACAAGCATAGATTCATACAACCACGTCTATCAAAATGGTAAAGAATCCAAATAAACTCAGGGGCAAAAGAAATACAACAGGTATCATTCCATATGTTTGAATTTCAGAAATGCAAAAAGGTGGGAAGTAATGAAGGCTGCAACAGGTATACATCAACGTAAAAGGCTGCAACAGGTGTACTGGAGTATTTTGGGTACTACGATCACCAGTGCCTTACCCCACAATCCTGCTCACGATCAATTACGGTATATCTCTGAGCGAGGGCACCAATATCACTTCTGATATTGTCTGCCCCACGTGTGGCATCATCCATCTCCTGTTTCAGCTGCTCAATCTGGCTGTTGTAGTCCTTGAGAGATTTGCATATTTCCTCCTGTTCAAGCAGTTCCATAATTATAGAACGCAAACACAGAACAGAGGTTACAGAAAACAAGTGACATGAATCTCAAACTGAAGAAAGAACTGAAGAATAGAGATAATATTTTTAATAAAGCTAGAAAtttaagaattttttttaatcttaCTTTGAAATCGTCAATCAATACGAAGTCTGGGAAAAATGGTAAGATATCCTCAATCTTTAACAAGTTATTGGTCTCCGAAAGGAACTCTATTGCTTTCTTTATATTCTCTCTCTTGACTCCTTTCTCTTGCTCGATGACATGCTTAGCAACCTTAAGCCACAGCTTCTTCCTaagctcttcatcatcttctactTTGTCAGCTTCCGCCTTTGCAAGTTCTAAGTCCACCTAGTGACAACCAAACAAagtataagaaaaataggaacaCGAAGAATTAAACTATCAACATGGAGAGGCACAACTACTAATGAGATGGAACTTAGGAAGGAATAAGGTGTACCTTCAAAGCAAGTGCCACAGCTTCCTCATGCATGGACATCATGCTGTAAATACGAACACAAGCACGCATTCTCTTCTCTTGAAGACATAGGCGGAGAGCATACTTGGGATCGTAAAAGAAGTCGAGGCCATTTGTTTGTCCTTTACCAAATTTTGTGTTGAGAAATTGCAAAAGCTGGGATTCATCCTCCTACAGATTAGTAGATCAGAGTACATGAACATTATAATGGGTTCATGTATGCAAATATGCACTTAACCTTATGGATATGGGTATTTATTCCCTCGAAAGAAAAACTGAATATGGCATGAATGCAACAGATGTAATATTGCTACTCTGCACAAGCACAAGCATTATTGTGTCCAACAGACACAAAGTAAATGTGACGATAAATTAAGACACGTGTTTTGTTTGTAGTCTGAAAGAATGACAGGAGGACCCAGCTGTTAGCATACAGCATGAGAAAAAATAATGCGCCATGGCAAAAGGATTTACCTTCTTGGCATATAGTGATAACAACAGATTATGCACTCCAGGGTTCTCATTGTTCAAATCTTTCACACAAAACTCCAAGTATTTAATAACCTCATGTGTTTCATTCCTGCAAGAGTCACAAACATAATTTCATTACATCATGCACGTTGCAGAAGACCATGTTAGCCACTTTAAATTGCAGTTTGCTCCGGAGCTTAAGAAACAATGAAATAAAAGCATTTTATGGTTTGATTCAAAGTTTTGGAAGGGCAGCTTCAGATTTAAGTTTAATGGAGTTATCTTTCCATCCAAAGCTACATAAATAAAATGAGAAATATAACAAAAGTTTCACAATAGAAAAAATATACGGTTCTCTGACATGACGATTTTCTTTTGCAGAAAAGCTGTTAAAATATGAAGACCATGGATATAATGTAATAATGGAAGAAAGAATGTAAAATAAACTTTCTACATAACATACTTCGCATGTGGTTCGCTCACATAACGCATCATTGCTGGTATGAGTTTCCCTGGATTCAACTTGTTTCTCGCCATCATCCATGATTCAACAGTCTCATAAGCATCTAACATGATCAAATCTGGGGCAAATTTATACTGAAAGAAAACAAACAAGCAAATTTAATAAGGTAGAAATAGCATGAAAATTTTGAAGTTAAAAACCAGATCATTGAAAGAACAGAATTATGTACCACAAGGTCTACAGGAACATTGCGCCGTTGAAGCACTTCCAATGCTTTTTTTGCTTCTCCTTGCTGACACAATAATGGAAAAACCATTAGACCTGGTGTCTCAACTGAAGCCACTGAGTGCATAGTAAAAGGTGAATGATACTTCATCTAAGTACAAGAATGTGTCCTGAAATGTAACTGTTTCCAGAAAATCCAATTGATTGTGGCCAAAGAAATGGACTTACACTGAAGATGTGTAAACAAGACAGGTGGTACTCACGCCAAAAACACAAAGGTCAGTGCTAGTAGAACAATGCACATGTGTTGAGACATACAATTATGCATTAATGTTCAACTTCAAATAACTTTTTCCTTTCTGTTTACTTAcgtaagaaaaaaaaaattggtttaAGAATTATAATTGTTCAAAGAAAATATAAAAAGGTGTATTCAATGGTAGAAATATAGAGATAATGCAAGATCATTGCAGCCTGAACCCTACCCAAGCCAAGCACAATACAACAACCACAAACCGACCCTATGCACAACCAGTCTCAGCTGCTTATGTTAAAACAATTAATGGGATTGTGCAAGTCCTGGTGCCTTTTTGAACTCGAGTAGGCCTAAAGCCCAGCAGCATATACGTTATTTATGGGAGTGTGCTTTGCAGAAACATGATATAACAGATAGTATGTCAGCTGTGAAAATTGGGTACCAACTACAGTTAAAAACATATAAATTAGGTTCAATGATTGTAGGGCTACACATTTCCTGAGATGATAAATGTTCATATAATTAAACACACCTGAATGTAATGATGAACCACAATTTCATACTGCTCCTTTAAACCAGCAAAGTACACTAGCTCATCCACTCTTCCGTAACTGCAAAAGTTGAAGTGGTAAGTCAGGACACCTCATGCAGTACAGGCATGGAATAATAATCTAAACTAAAGAAATGGCAGTATGGCACTGTTACATTTATCTATTTATTAGTCGACTCACATCATTTTTTTGCTGCTAACTAAGTATGCTACTGAAGGTGAAACCAAAGTCACAAAGTTCCTGGGTCCACAGGGTCGAGGAATGTGATAAACTAATTGTGAAATGATTCCGCATACCCAGGTCAGGGACAACATTCCCCAGGTCTGAGGGTGACTATGGGAAAACTATAAGCAAAAAAGACGGTACAATCTTTCTGACTACCTTAGTTCCTTGGAAGTTAATGATCCTTTTTTTTCTCAAAAGTGCTTATCAGCATTGCAAGTATTCAGgtttgcattttatttattgcaAATTAAAATCATGTATCTGTAGTCCTAAATATAACTGTATATATAcagaattaaaaataaaaatctaACTGAAGCGTAATTCTCGACAATGATATAGCATACCTTTCCAGTAGTCTCATTGTTGTTGCTTCATCTAATACATCTTTGCTGTCACTAAGAAAAGCACGGAATTCATTTACTATCGAACGATATTCCGAGCTATTAGGTTCTGCTACTGAATTTGTAGTGGTAGCAGTGGTATCCTCCAACAGGAGACGATTAATCTACAAAATTACAAAAACAGTGAATAAGACTGGAAAGGCGGTTACTCAACCCAATAATGAAGCTGGAAAATGGAATGGCAGGCACCTTGTCTAAGTATAGCTCAGTAGCCCAAGTTGAGATCATCGTAATCTGCATCTTGTCATCTTTGGTGAGGTTATCGAGCCTTCTCAATAAGAAAGTTCTGAGAGCATCCTGCCAAGTAGACATGGTCCACAGTTTCAGACAAAATTCCAAGATGTCCATATCAGGTCATGGATTTGGTGTGATTGAAGTCCAGCCCTCCACTGGGCTATATGTTTCTGTGTTAGAATGTGTTTTGTTTGGGGACTCTTCTTCCCTTGTACTCTATGTACTCTCTTTTCTTCCTTACTGCAGTgctcgagaaaaaaaaaaacaatccaaGATGCCCATAAAAACATACGTAGTGCACAGCTTGAGCAGAACTGCAGAAGTGTGTCAAATAATCAAAGGAAGCTTCCTTTAAGTAAAATACATGACCTTAATGTTATTGTATTTCTCATTATTAACCTCGGAAATAGCAACTCAAATTATGCGTCGTGATAAGGGATATGTAAAATGAATTAAATCAACAGAAGTTGATCTCACAGAACTATAGCAATTTATGAGTTATGATAACACACAATTGGCTGATAAGGGTACAGAGAAACATAGCACTTTCACACATGATAAGAAACATAGCACTTTCACACATGATAAGAAACATAGCACTTTCACATGCAATATATAACTGCATCAGAGAGTTTTGAGTACAATTACCTGCTCACCTATTGATATAAATTTCAGGCTGATCTCCTCAAACGACAGGATGTAATTTATCTATAGCCAAGCAAAGTGTTACCACAGGGCACATGATGTAATTTGCAGTCTCAATGCGAAAAAAACAACATAAATACAATAAATGTTACCACAGGGCACAAATAACAGTAAAGTATCACCTTTGCATAGAAGGATGCTGCTATGTAATACTCTTTTGCAGCAAATGCAGCATCAGCCTGCAAAACAAAGATTTATATAGAACTGAAGTCATTAACCAATGATCAACATAAGATCGAAATAGAAACTCCAGCTTATCACCATACAGAAGGGGAACATAGAAGCAAAAATTAGCATGTGGGATTCTTATGCAAATTACATAAAGTTGGACGCTGCATCAAGATATATGAACAATACCTGAACTAGGTAGACTTGGTCACGCTGGTAAGGGTTACGGCAATGGGATAAAGCAGCAGCATAATGATTCATATCCAAGTAAACTTGCCACATGTCACGACCCTCATCTGAAGTGGAGACCTAAATAATTGATAGCATTAGCAATGCAAATCTAGAAGCATTGATTACATGACTCAAAGCAAGAACCCAAAAATCCCAAACCTGGAATATAGAACTTTCATCATATGCATAGAAAAGTCCTGTAGATGGATCACTACAGAGGCCAATTATTCCTCTTGAAATTTCAGGTGTATCATCAACTACAAGTTCTTCCACCATCTGCTGACTTATTCTGTTCACTACCTAAAAATTTCAGGTTATGCGTTGGCTTTGTAAAGAAATACACACCATAGTGGGAAAGGAAAAAATAGTATGAGAAAACAAAACAACTTATAGGGAAATGGTGTAAAGATAAACTTTTGAGAAACTTATACCTTAATCTTGTCCCCAATCAGAAGCAGAAAATGGAATTCAGACAAAGCAAATGACCTTGGTTTGATTCCGGAATCCCCCAATTTTGAATAGTCAAAAAAACCCTTATTCTCCACAAAGTTCTCATCTCCACTAGTAGAGCTGGAAAACAAAATTGAGTCAGGAAAAACATAGTGAAGAAAATCCAGAAAAAATATATTGTGTTTCCTTTAATCAGATGCAGAGGTAGGATGGAGTACTACACCATGAAAGTcaagctcaaaaaatagcactacAAAGATATGGTGACCTAATGGGGGGGGAATCTCCAAACTGTCTGAAAATTAATTTGGCATGGCTTCTTGAGATGAGGTTTATTGTTAAAATACGTGTAAGCAGTTCCACCGACCAACTCAGATTCTTTAGCAACCAGGCGAGTGACAGAGCTTCTTTTTTGGAAAGAGACATGTTATTCAATGAAAGCTACAGCTCTACTACTAAAGAG encodes:
- the LOC136472085 gene encoding LOW QUALITY PROTEIN: sugar transport protein MST5-like (The sequence of the model RefSeq protein was modified relative to this genomic sequence to represent the inferred CDS: deleted 1 base in 1 codon), whose product is MAGGVVVNAAGGKTYPGRMTAFVFFTCLVASSGGLIFGYDIGISGGVTSMDSFLKEFFPSVYAKAEANKDTNQYCKFDSQLLTLFTSSLYLAALATSFVAASVTRVFGRKWSMFCGGLTFMAGSALNGAATDVLMLIMGRILLGVGVGFANQSVPLYLSEMAPAKLRGMLNIGFQLMTTIGILAANLINFWTVSIPGGWGWRIGLGLAGVPALIITLGALVLPDTPNSLIARGYNDDAKKVLVKIRGTDDVHDEYDDMVAASEEASAIEHPWRNILERRYRPQLTVAALIPFFQQLTGINVIMFYAPVLFLTIGFGDDASLMAAVITGLVNMFATVVSIVCVDRLGRRALFLQGGTQMFISQIVVGTLIALQFGTAGVGEMSRSNAWLLVLFICLYVAGFAWSWGPLGWLVPSEVFALEVRSAGQSIAVCVNMTLTFIIGQSFLTMLCTMKFGLFYFFAGWMFVMTTFIALFLPETKGVPIEEMNLVWSQHWFWGKYVTADTQHGGGSRRSNGV
- the LOC136476399 gene encoding vacuolar sorting protein 18-like, translated to MEAGGGGGQLFSVDPLERQAARGHGVVTSMAAGSDVIVLGTSRGWLVCHDFSFEDAHDLDLGSGRSGDHSVHRVFLDPGGKHCVATVVHPGGAETYYHHARWPRPKPLPRLRGLLVNAVAWNRQSITEASTKEVILGTESGQIFEMAVDEADKREKYVKPLFELTEQREGIKDLQMETAVVGNSTRYYVMAVTPTRLYSFTGIGSLETVFASYSDRAIHFMELPGEIPNSELHFFIKQRRAKHFGWLSGSGIYHGELNFGAQHSSTSGDENFVENKGFFDYSKLGDSGIKPRSFALSEFHFLLLIGDKIKVVNRISQQMVEELVVDDTPEISRGIIGLCSDPSTGLFYAYDESSIFQVSTSDEGRDMWQVYLDMNHYAAALSHCRNPYQRDQVYLVQADAAFAAKEYYIAASFYAKINYILSFEEISLKFISIGEQDALRTFLLRRLDNLTKDDKMQITMISTWATELYLDKINRLLLEDTTATTTNSVAEPNSSEYRSIVNEFRAFLSDSKDVLDEATTMRLLESYGRVDELVYFAGLKEQYEIVVHHYIQQGEAKKALEVLQRRNVPVDLVYKFAPDLIMLDAYETVESWMMARNKLNPGKLIPAMMRYVSEPHAKNETHEVIKYLEFCVKDLNNENPGVHNLLLSLYAKKEDESQLLQFLNTKFGKGQTNGLDFFYDPKYALRLCLQEKRMRACVRIYSMMSMHEEAVALALKVDLELAKAEADKVEDDEELRKKLWLKVAKHVIEQEKGVKRENIKKAIEFLSETNNLLKIEDILPFFPDFVLIDDFKEEICKSLKDYNSQIEQLKQEMDDATRGADNIRSDIGALAQRYTVIDREQDCGVCRRKILTVGGLHQVGRSYTSVGHMAPFYVFPCGHAFHANCLIGHVTRCSNQVQAERILDLQKRLSLMDRKAAKENGASVNGESITSTTPVDKLRSQLDDAVASECPFCGDLMIKEISQPFILPQESDEKESWEIKPQPTPQKILPTTMSI